Sequence from the Candidatus Zymogenus saltonus genome:
TGAAGGCCGGCTTTACCTTTACCGAGGTTCCGATACTCTTTTCCGACCGGAGGGCCGGGGAGCCGAAGTTCAACTGGAAGATAGGGATCGAGAGCCTCATTATGATGCTGAAGTTCAGAGTGAGATATGGAAAATTAAAAAGGTGAAGGATAATAGAAAAAATGGGAAAGAAAAAGAGCAATACTAAACTGCCCCCTAAAAAAGAACTTATTGATGTTTATAAGAGGCTTATTAAGTATGTCAAGCCCTACTGGGGAAAGTTTTTTCCCGCCGTATTTTTTAACCTGGTTTTTGCCGGGACCACAGGAGCCCTCGTCAAGGTGGTGGAGCCCCTCATCAACAACCTGATTGAATCGAAAAATCTAAAGGGCCTTTTACTTCTCTCCATCGGGGTGGTCTTCATTAACTTTGTAAGGGGTTTTGCCAACTTCTTTGGCACCTATCTGATGCGGGCTGTCGGTCTGCACGTAATAAAGGACATCCAGGAGGAGTTGTACTCCCACATACAGGGTTTGTCGTTAAGGTTTTTTTCCGATCACCACACGGGCCTTCTGACGTCGAGGATAAACAACGATGTGGGCTTGGTCAACGTGGCCGTCACCGACGCCGTCGAGGGGGGATTCAAGGAGCTGGTAACCATATTGGTCTTGATGGGAGTCGCTTTTTATCAGGACTGGCTTCTTGCCATTGTGGCCTTCGGAGTTTTCCCGTTGATGACCATTCCCATCACAAGGATATCCAGGAGCATGAGAAAGGTTTCGACAAGAGGACAGGAGAAAACAGCCGATATCACCACGATCCTTATGGAGACCTTTTCCGGCGTCAGGATAGTGAAGGCCTTCGGCATGGAGGATTACGAGTCGGAGCGATTCAATAAGGAGAATACGAAGCTCTTCAAGACCTATTTGAAGAAGGCGCGGGTAAGGGCGATGACCGGCCCAATCATGGAGGTCATCGGCACCTTTGGTTTTGCCCTCGTGCTCCTCTACGGCGGCTGGAAGGCGATGGGGATTGAGGGCTACATAGGCAAGTACGTCTCCTTTATTGCCGCCCTTATGCTGATTTACCCCAGCGTCAGGGCTCTGTCGAGGCTGAATAACGGCATACAGGAGGCGATCGCAGCCTCCATAAGAATTTTTAATATATTGGATACGAAGCCGGATATAGTGGATGTCCCAGGAGCCATCGAGCTTCCCCCTGTAAAAAACGAAATAGAGTTCAAGAACGTATCCTTTTCATACGACAGCGTTCCTGTTCTCACCGACATCAACCTCAAAGTCAAGGTGGGGGAGGTGCTCGCCTTTGTCGGCATGAGCGGCGGCGGTAAGACGACGCTGGTCAATTTGATCCCCAGATTCTACGACGTGACCGGAGGCAAGGTGCTCTTTGACGGCGTGGATATCAGGGACGTGAAGCTGAAATCGTTAAGATCGCAAATAGGGATCGTGACCCAGCAGACTATACTATTTTCCGATACCATAAGGAACAACATCGCCTACGGCAATATGGATACCTCCCAGGAAGAGATCGACAATGCCGCCAAGGCGGCCAACGCCTACAATTTCATAAAGCGGCTTCCCGAAGGATACGACACGATGATCGGGGAGGATGGGGCGAGGCTCTCCGGCGGTGAGCGCCAAAGGCTCTCCATCGCCAGGGCGCTTCTGAAAGACGCCCCTGTCTTGATCCTCGACGAGGCGACGTCGTCCCTCGATACAGAATCGGAGAAGGAGGTGCAGAAGGCCCTCGAAAACCTCATGAAGGGAAGAACCACCTTTGTCATCGCCCACAGGCTCTCCACAATACAGCATGCGGACAGGATCATGGTTGTGGTTGGCGGAAAGATAGTCGAGCAGGGAACCCACGATGAGCTTCTCGCTAAAGGCGGTGAATACAAGAAGCTTTACGATATGCAGTTTCAAGACAAGGAGGTTCCAACCGACGGAGTGGTTTTAGTTTGATCTTCTCTCGATCCGATCGATTTGGATGATACGGTGCATTGTCGGGGAACCGGCGGGATTATCGTAATCAGATCGCCAAGTTAATATAATAATTGCGTCGACGATATATTCCGTTTAAAACCAGGTAATTTTTTATTTTTGAGTATCATCTATGGCAGACCGGCTCTACGGACTTGATCTCTCCATCTTCTATTTGATCAATCACGGCCTGAAGTCCCCCCTGCTGGACAAGGTCCTGCCCTATTTCTCTGATTTTGAAATCTTTGTAATACCGCTTGTAATCTTGGCGATATTCGCCTTGATAAAATGGAGGCTCAAGGCCCTTTGGGTAATGTTGATCTTAGGTGCGGCCATCGGCCTCACCGACACCATAAGCTTTTACGGGATAAAGAGCCTTGTGGCGAGGCCCAGGCCGTATCACGTCCTCGATAACGTCAACCTTCTGAAAGAGTGGGGTTACTCTTCGTCCTTTTCCTTCCCTTCGTCCCACTCCGCCAACAGCTTTGCAATAGCAACGGTTCTCGGTTGGTTCTATCCGAAGACGACCTTTATCCTGATCCCCGCGGCCCTCATGGTGGCGCTCTCCAGGGTCTACGGGGGCGTTCACTATCCCTCGGACGTCCTGGGAGGAGCCGCCCTGGGCGTTTTGTGTGCCTCAGCAGCCCTTTTCGTTTCTGGAGCTCTGAAGGCAAAGTGGGAGGACTCTAAGGCCGTGGGAAGGGTGACGGGTGATGAAGGACACTTCGTCCTGTACAACCTGCTCGCGCCCCTGGCGCTCCTCTATTACATCCCAAGGCTCATGAAGGAAAAGGAGGGTAGGAGGGGATTCAGGGAGAGGTTTGGGCATATAAATATCCCCGCAGAGAGGCCGCTCTGGATACACGCCGCGTCCGTAGGGGAGGTCATGGTGGCAAGGGCACTGATCGAGTCTTTGAGGAGGAAGGTCCCCGACCTTCCGGTGCTCCTTACAGTGAACACGCCGGCGGGAAGACTCACGGCCGAAAGGACCATCCCAGAAGCCTTCGTTTCATATTTCCCCTTCGATTTTCCCTGGATTGTAAGGCGCGCCCTTAAAAAGGTCTCGCCCGTGTTCGTTGTCTTGACCGAGGCGGAGATATGGCCGAACTTTATAAGGATTGCTAAAAAAAGGGGTATCCCCGTCGTCCTTGTAAACGGAAGGATGTCGGAGAGGACCCACAGGCGGTTTACGATGATCGGCGCCTTTTCTTCGGGAGTCCTCGGTCGTCTTTCCGCCGTTGTCTCCCAGTCGGAGGGATACAGGGAGAGATATATCGATCTGGGGTGTCAGCCTGATAATGTCCACGTCTCCGGGAACGTCAAGTACGACATGCTCCCGGAGCATAAGGGGCCCAAAGGTGATCTCAAGGATTTCATTTCAAGGATAGGCCGCAAGATTGTCCTCGCCGGCAGCACGCACCGGGGGGAGGAGGAGATCGTCCTCGACGCCGTAGCCGGACTTGGGGGAACAAATGACCGCCCATTTTTAATCGTGGCGCCCCGCCACCTCAACAGGGTAGGTGAGGTGGAGGAGCTTTTAAAAAGCCGGGATTTAAGCTACATAAAGAGGACCGAGATCGTGGACGGATCGAAAGGTTTAAAGGTATCTTCTAAAGACGGTCCGGACGTACTCCTCCTGGACACTATAGGGGAGCTGTCAAGCCTTATGGGGTCGGCCGATGTAGTTTTTATCGGCGGGAGCCTCATTAAGGGGATTGGGGGACACAATGTCCTTGAAGCGGCGGCGGTTAAAAAGGCGCCCCTCTTCGGGCCTCACATGGGAAACTTCCCCGAGATATCGAGAGACCTGGTCGATGCGGAAGGGGGATTTGTGGTATCTTCCGCCGGTGAGATGGCTGAAATCGCGGGGCGAATGATGGCGGATGCCGATTTTGCGTTAAGGTCGGGGGAAAGGGCCGCCTCTGTAATAGAGAGGAACAGGGGGGCGACCGAAAGGTGCATCGAACTTCTTATGCCGTTCATCAAAGGGTCGACCGAAAGATGAATGGGGGTGGCAGGAATGAGGGCCGGACGGGTGGCCGGACATGGCTTTTCGGGCTCTTTGCGAAGATCCACGAGAACCACAGATGGAGGCTTGTCGTAATATTTGCCCTATTTCCCCTCTTTCTCGTATCGCTTCTCTTCAGGCTCGTTGTTTGTATAAGGGTCTTTTTCTACAGGGTCGGCCTTTTCAGGTCGGAGAGGCTCGGCGCCTATGTGATAAACGTAGGCAACCTCACCGCGGGCGGCGCGGGAAAGACCCCGGTCGTTATGCA
This genomic interval carries:
- a CDS encoding ATP-binding cassette domain-containing protein, coding for MGKKKSNTKLPPKKELIDVYKRLIKYVKPYWGKFFPAVFFNLVFAGTTGALVKVVEPLINNLIESKNLKGLLLLSIGVVFINFVRGFANFFGTYLMRAVGLHVIKDIQEELYSHIQGLSLRFFSDHHTGLLTSRINNDVGLVNVAVTDAVEGGFKELVTILVLMGVAFYQDWLLAIVAFGVFPLMTIPITRISRSMRKVSTRGQEKTADITTILMETFSGVRIVKAFGMEDYESERFNKENTKLFKTYLKKARVRAMTGPIMEVIGTFGFALVLLYGGWKAMGIEGYIGKYVSFIAALMLIYPSVRALSRLNNGIQEAIAASIRIFNILDTKPDIVDVPGAIELPPVKNEIEFKNVSFSYDSVPVLTDINLKVKVGEVLAFVGMSGGGKTTLVNLIPRFYDVTGGKVLFDGVDIRDVKLKSLRSQIGIVTQQTILFSDTIRNNIAYGNMDTSQEEIDNAAKAANAYNFIKRLPEGYDTMIGEDGARLSGGERQRLSIARALLKDAPVLILDEATSSLDTESEKEVQKALENLMKGRTTFVIAHRLSTIQHADRIMVVVGGKIVEQGTHDELLAKGGEYKKLYDMQFQDKEVPTDGVVLV
- a CDS encoding phosphatase PAP2 family protein translates to MADRLYGLDLSIFYLINHGLKSPLLDKVLPYFSDFEIFVIPLVILAIFALIKWRLKALWVMLILGAAIGLTDTISFYGIKSLVARPRPYHVLDNVNLLKEWGYSSSFSFPSSHSANSFAIATVLGWFYPKTTFILIPAALMVALSRVYGGVHYPSDVLGGAALGVLCASAALFVSGALKAKWEDSKAVGRVTGDEGHFVLYNLLAPLALLYYIPRLMKEKEGRRGFRERFGHINIPAERPLWIHAASVGEVMVARALIESLRRKVPDLPVLLTVNTPAGRLTAERTIPEAFVSYFPFDFPWIVRRALKKVSPVFVVLTEAEIWPNFIRIAKKRGIPVVLVNGRMSERTHRRFTMIGAFSSGVLGRLSAVVSQSEGYRERYIDLGCQPDNVHVSGNVKYDMLPEHKGPKGDLKDFISRIGRKIVLAGSTHRGEEEIVLDAVAGLGGTNDRPFLIVAPRHLNRVGEVEELLKSRDLSYIKRTEIVDGSKGLKVSSKDGPDVLLLDTIGELSSLMGSADVVFIGGSLIKGIGGHNVLEAAAVKKAPLFGPHMGNFPEISRDLVDAEGGFVVSSAGEMAEIAGRMMADADFALRSGERAASVIERNRGATERCIELLMPFIKGSTER